The Mercurialis annua linkage group LG2, ddMerAnnu1.2, whole genome shotgun sequence genome contains a region encoding:
- the LOC126667045 gene encoding uncharacterized protein LOC126667045, with protein sequence MKFLLEFVTCCTTTPASSTSCRDDDEADGTHGGDRRSEETRALMTIVSRRCKSKQKKRGRVGATSGAVADDWKPTLTSISEDTVAAQAAEKAGRVVKRKGGGGCGGRSGSRNIASIAGYNEDRRNKFTMIPTFSATPFMI encoded by the exons ATGAAGTTTTTATTAGAATTCGTGACGTGTTGCACGACAACCCCTGCGAGCAGCACCTCATGCAGGGACGACGACGAAGCTGACGGAACTCACGGCGGCGATAGGCGTTCGGAGGAGACGCGAGCGTTGATGACAATTGTGTCGAGGAGATGTAAGAGTAAACAAAAAAAGAGGGGTAGAGTAGGAGCCACGTCTGGTGCGGTGGCTGATGATTGGAAGCCGACTTTAACTTCTATATCGGAGGATACCGTGGCGGCGCAGGCGGCGGAGAAGGCGGGGAGGGTGGTGAAAAGAAAAGGCGGCGGTGGTTGTGGTGGTCGAAGCGGGTCCCGTAATATTGCTAGTATCGCTGGCTATAATGAAGATAG gCGAAATAAGTTCACGATGATTCCAACTTTCTCTGCAACGCCATTTATGATTTAG